From a region of the Primulina eburnea isolate SZY01 chromosome 7, ASM2296580v1, whole genome shotgun sequence genome:
- the LOC140835789 gene encoding uncharacterized protein, whose product MLDQDDDSLLKSKTDWTVDEVQNSNYNSKALNAIFTSVNMNMFSLITNCTSAKNAWDTLQRNCEGSESVRRTRLRMLTSKFEMMIMEESENIQDYDRRLQEIPNEAFSLGDPISNE is encoded by the coding sequence ATGTTAGATCAAGATGATGACAGCTTGCTAAAATCGAAAACTGATTGGACTGTCGATGAAGTACAAAATTCGAATTACAACTCAAAGGCCTTAAATGCAATATTTACTTCGGTCAACATGAACATGTTCAGTTTGATCACAAACTGTACTTCGGCTAAGAATGCATGGGATACTCTCCAACGAAATTGTGAAGGTTCTGAGAGTGTGCGACGAACTAGACTAAGGATGCTTACTTCCAAATTCGAGATGATGATAATGGAAGAATCTGAGAACATACAGGATTATGATCGTCGCCTACAGGAAATTCCTAATGAGGCGTTCAGTCTTGGAGACCCCATCTCCAATGAATGA